TATTCCAAAAGGTCTTGTGGAAATAATTTTCAGTTTTGAAACAACAAAATTATTTGTCAATATCAACAATCAATTTCAAAATATTCCGCGATGTTTTGTACAGGGTTTTCAGACCTCTCCAATAGAGCTAAATATTGCTAACACACATACTTTTTTTGGTGTAGTGTTAAATCCTGCATCAGTAAAACATATTTTCCACTTTCATCCGGTAAAATTCAGTAACTGTATGTTGGATTTAACCCTGGTGGATGCTTCTTTTTATTCTCTATGGCATCGCTTAGGTGAACAAAAATGTTTTAATGACAGGGTTACTATTTTTACGGAATGGCTCTTGCAAAGGCTTCCCAAACTTACTGAGCGGGAGAAGGCCTTTGATATTTTTTTAAAGACACATATCGGCACCCAGTTTTCGGTTCATGACCTG
This portion of the Bacteroidia bacterium genome encodes:
- a CDS encoding AraC family transcriptional regulator, whose protein sequence is MDTNVNIPQSLLINDIVCSFWEVHRHNEPSLRETIIPKGLVEIIFSFETTKLFVNINNQFQNIPRCFVQGFQTSPIELNIANTHTFFGVVLNPASVKHIFHFHPVKFSNCMLDLTLVDASFYSLWHRLGEQKCFNDRVTIFTEWLLQRLPKLTEREKAFDIFLKTHIGTQFSVHDLASKFCYSTKQLSRKLYELTGMNSEQTLLYKKYLQAVHLIHCSEMTLTEIAYSCHFYDQSHFIKTFKDLSHLIPKDYRQRKGKLEGHIFEIVP